A DNA window from Maribellus comscasis contains the following coding sequences:
- a CDS encoding C-terminal binding protein translates to MNIVILDSGYKSYAFEKELFGRYGFELKIHPSYKGEKAEKIRFAKNADGILVRHTIIDEEFLSEMKSLKAVVRYGVGYDNIDIEACSKHKVKVANVQGYAGHSVSEHALAMMFSCTRALWNTHMQLTQQFAAPPVEDIFELHDKTLGIIGLGRIGTELSKKALPLFRKIIGADPYKSTEYFQKRFVQKVKLYELFEKSDIISLHCNLTRETSHILDDNAFRLMKRKPVIINTSRGETVDEAALLTALKDGKIHSAGLDVFENEPVTQAQHELVHHPRTICTGHYAWYSDSAAAELQKRAAQNLLNLLLKNKIKDSLN, encoded by the coding sequence ATGAATATTGTCATCCTCGACTCTGGTTATAAATCATACGCTTTTGAAAAAGAACTTTTTGGAAGGTATGGATTTGAATTAAAGATTCATCCGTCCTATAAAGGTGAGAAAGCAGAAAAAATAAGGTTTGCCAAAAACGCCGACGGGATTTTGGTGCGGCACACAATTATCGACGAAGAATTTCTTTCAGAGATGAAAAGCCTGAAAGCCGTGGTTCGTTATGGTGTGGGATACGACAACATTGATATTGAGGCCTGTTCAAAACATAAAGTAAAAGTCGCCAATGTTCAGGGTTATGCCGGTCATTCGGTTTCGGAACATGCGCTGGCTATGATGTTTTCTTGCACCCGCGCCCTTTGGAATACACATATGCAACTCACACAGCAATTTGCAGCACCACCAGTCGAAGACATTTTTGAACTTCATGATAAAACACTTGGAATCATAGGACTGGGCAGAATAGGAACAGAACTGAGTAAAAAAGCATTACCTCTGTTCAGAAAAATAATTGGAGCCGATCCCTACAAATCAACTGAATACTTTCAGAAACGTTTTGTACAGAAGGTAAAACTCTATGAACTTTTTGAAAAATCGGATATTATCAGTCTCCATTGTAACTTAACCCGGGAAACCTCCCATATTTTAGATGATAATGCTTTCCGGCTAATGAAAAGAAAACCGGTTATCATTAATACCTCCCGTGGCGAAACCGTTGATGAGGCTGCTTTACTGACAGCATTAAAAGACGGAAAAATTCACAGCGCCGGACTTGATGTTTTTGAAAATGAACCTGTCACCCAGGCACAGCACGAACTCGTTCATCATCCACGTACAATCTGCACCGGACATTATGCCTGGTATTCCGACAGTGCAGCTGCAGAGCTGCAAAAAAGAGCCGCTCAAAACCTTCTTAATCTGCTACTAAAAAACAAAATTAAAGATTCCCTGAACTAA
- a CDS encoding SDR family oxidoreductase has product MFSVKNRTIIVTGASGVIGFAISEALAKKGARIIALGRNKEKLNKSFEQLASFGTEHLQMVCDVLDVHSLQEVAQHLDKKKITIDALINVAGGAAPGASARSEFLFAETPLEDSFFGLDLNDFRYTTDLNFLGSVYPIKIFGESMAKQKSGNIINISSMGAIQPLSKSPAYSAGKAAITNFTQWLAVHLSKSNIRVNAIAPGFILTEQNRFLLFDEKSGNLTPRGQRILSHTPQGKLGDPDDLVSTVFWLLSEKSSFITGITVPVDGGFSAYNGI; this is encoded by the coding sequence ATGTTTTCAGTAAAAAACAGAACAATAATAGTTACCGGTGCCAGCGGTGTAATTGGCTTTGCCATTTCGGAGGCTCTTGCAAAAAAAGGAGCCCGGATAATTGCACTTGGCAGAAACAAAGAAAAACTCAACAAATCGTTTGAGCAACTCGCTTCATTTGGGACAGAGCATTTGCAAATGGTATGCGATGTGCTCGATGTACATTCCTTACAAGAGGTTGCCCAACACCTGGATAAAAAGAAAATTACAATCGATGCCTTAATCAACGTTGCAGGAGGAGCTGCTCCGGGCGCTTCTGCCAGATCAGAATTTTTATTCGCAGAAACACCTTTGGAAGATTCTTTTTTTGGGCTCGATCTCAACGATTTTCGCTACACCACCGACCTGAATTTTTTGGGAAGTGTTTATCCTATAAAAATTTTTGGTGAAAGCATGGCAAAGCAAAAAAGCGGAAACATTATCAATATCAGTTCGATGGGAGCGATACAACCTTTAAGCAAGTCGCCGGCATACAGCGCCGGAAAAGCTGCCATCACTAATTTTACACAGTGGCTGGCAGTGCATCTTTCAAAATCAAACATCCGGGTAAACGCCATTGCCCCCGGGTTTATTTTAACCGAACAAAACCGCTTTCTGCTTTTTGATGAAAAAAGCGGTAATCTAACTCCACGTGGACAGCGAATTTTATCACATACGCCACAGGGAAAACTTGGAGATCCTGACGATCTTGTTTCTACTGTTTTTTGGTTACTTTCTGAAAAATCATCGTTTATTACAGGAATAACTGTTCCGGTGGACGGAGGATTCTCAGCCTATAATGGAATTTAA
- a CDS encoding alpha-L-fucosidase: MKPFVILLLSLIVFSCFAQDSEKELKSVKEFQDLKFGMFVHWGPVSLKGTEIGWSRGREVPVEEYDKLYKEFNPINFNADEWIKTLKEAGMKYFVITTRHHDGFSLWPTEYSDYDIEATPYKRDILKALKDACDKYGIVFGTYYSICDWRHPLYPLGSPGGSTNKETGNMEKFIPYVKGQTKELIEKYNTKILWFDGEWEEPWTHEMGLDLYSYLKGLNKNVLINNRVDKGRKGMEGITISDEFAGDFATPEQRVGTYDIENPWESCITICQQWAWKPDDKMKSLEECLFTLLKTVGGGGNLLLNVGPTPDGQIESRQKKRLKEIGEWLKKYSESVYETRGGPYKPGEWLTSTRKGNNIYIHLLKYNKNEVALPFPFPAEIKSCKFLNGKKLRFTKTGGNLKIQLPAKKSNEPVRVIKITLNKDSQNLKTVEIS, encoded by the coding sequence ATGAAACCGTTTGTCATTTTACTGCTTTCATTAATAGTTTTTTCCTGTTTTGCACAAGATTCTGAAAAAGAACTAAAGTCGGTAAAAGAATTTCAGGACTTGAAGTTTGGAATGTTTGTACACTGGGGGCCGGTGAGTTTAAAGGGAACTGAAATTGGCTGGTCGCGGGGCCGGGAAGTTCCGGTTGAAGAATATGATAAGCTTTACAAAGAATTCAACCCGATAAATTTTAATGCTGATGAATGGATAAAAACCCTGAAAGAGGCAGGCATGAAATATTTTGTAATCACCACACGCCATCACGATGGATTTAGTTTATGGCCCACTGAATATTCGGACTATGACATTGAAGCAACACCATACAAAAGAGACATCTTAAAGGCCTTGAAAGATGCCTGTGATAAATACGGAATTGTCTTTGGCACTTACTATTCCATTTGTGATTGGCGGCATCCGCTGTATCCACTGGGAAGTCCGGGTGGGAGCACTAATAAAGAAACCGGTAACATGGAAAAATTTATACCCTATGTAAAAGGCCAAACCAAAGAGCTAATAGAGAAATACAATACCAAAATTTTGTGGTTCGACGGCGAATGGGAAGAACCATGGACACATGAAATGGGGCTTGATTTATACAGCTACCTGAAAGGCCTCAACAAAAATGTGCTTATCAACAACCGCGTCGACAAAGGCCGGAAAGGAATGGAAGGAATTACCATTTCTGATGAGTTTGCAGGAGATTTTGCCACACCTGAACAGCGAGTTGGTACATACGACATAGAAAATCCGTGGGAATCGTGTATTACCATTTGCCAACAGTGGGCATGGAAACCAGACGATAAAATGAAAAGTCTGGAGGAATGTTTGTTTACACTTTTAAAAACTGTGGGTGGTGGCGGAAATTTACTTTTGAATGTTGGTCCAACTCCTGACGGCCAAATTGAATCACGGCAGAAAAAACGATTAAAAGAAATTGGAGAGTGGCTTAAAAAATATAGCGAATCGGTTTACGAGACCCGGGGAGGTCCATACAAACCCGGTGAATGGCTCACTTCCACGCGAAAAGGAAATAACATCTATATTCATTTGTTGAAATATAACAAAAACGAAGTCGCATTGCCGTTTCCTTTTCCTGCTGAAATAAAATCATGCAAGTTTTTAAATGGAAAAAAACTCAGGTTTACAAAAACCGGCGGCAATCTAAAAATTCAGTTGCCGGCAAAAAAATCAAATGAACCGGTTAGGGTTATAAAAATTACGTTGAATAAGGATTCGCAAAATTTAAAAACGGTTGAAATAAGTTAA
- a CDS encoding GH39 family glycosyl hydrolase, which translates to MNKLLTFILLFLFQITASLGQPNIFEINTQTVVGKNTEFWKAAGSDHLFYHVLRPSGQYLLNRMDSTNSHVYMRSHHTFTQDSAHGVVRGQNVYSEDTSGYPVYDFSNVNNVFAEYVKRGLKPIVEYDYIPKELEIKDEIISSGNDEGMTMRNTGPSDWQKWSDLMKAVTQNFINVFGAEEVRTWYFEVWNEPDGWPVDELDVFFNMYDVFVDAVTSVDAQLRVGGPACYHEYFLRPFLEHVTKGTNYVNGEKGTQIDFVSYHIYGLSGAWLNNEPHIQPQVQRFSQSVLWLQRLISDYPELKDVEFHLNEWGMSSNYYRTVADYPDLTYRNNEESALFLVKLVNSLFQIEDNYNFPTSLLLYWGFSGEADAGSYFPGQRELTTGDNFPKPIQTGFEMLAKLQNERIEVIRSKKDNQFGILATRGNRGNISFLAYNYEEDENEPDKSDELGITLNELQPNTNYELEETSLDDSNNNSYSAWEKIGSPKQATGNQLSVIKNAAQLNVTNHSSFRTNNKGVAQIKLPLKRRSMKLIEISITN; encoded by the coding sequence ATGAATAAACTACTCACTTTTATCCTGCTATTCTTATTCCAGATTACAGCATCTTTGGGGCAGCCCAATATCTTTGAAATAAATACACAAACCGTTGTTGGGAAAAACACAGAATTTTGGAAAGCTGCAGGTTCCGACCATTTATTTTATCATGTGCTTCGCCCGTCCGGACAATATTTGCTCAATCGTATGGACAGCACAAATTCGCATGTTTATATGCGCTCGCACCATACATTCACACAGGATTCCGCTCATGGTGTGGTTCGTGGCCAGAATGTGTATTCCGAAGATACTTCCGGTTATCCGGTTTATGATTTTTCCAACGTAAATAATGTTTTTGCTGAATATGTAAAAAGAGGATTAAAACCGATTGTGGAATACGATTACATTCCGAAAGAACTGGAAATAAAAGATGAAATAATCTCTTCCGGGAATGACGAAGGAATGACAATGCGCAACACCGGACCAAGCGACTGGCAAAAATGGTCGGATTTGATGAAGGCAGTCACACAAAATTTTATAAATGTTTTTGGTGCTGAAGAAGTGCGAACCTGGTATTTTGAAGTATGGAACGAACCCGATGGCTGGCCGGTTGATGAACTGGATGTTTTCTTCAATATGTACGATGTATTTGTTGATGCAGTAACATCGGTTGATGCTCAGCTCCGTGTAGGAGGCCCGGCGTGTTATCATGAATATTTTCTACGCCCTTTCCTGGAACATGTTACAAAGGGTACCAACTATGTAAACGGGGAAAAAGGTACACAAATAGATTTTGTTTCCTACCATATATACGGACTCTCAGGAGCCTGGCTTAATAACGAACCACATATTCAACCGCAGGTACAGCGTTTTTCGCAATCGGTATTGTGGCTGCAGCGCTTAATTTCAGATTACCCGGAATTAAAAGATGTTGAATTTCATTTGAATGAATGGGGAATGTCGTCGAATTACTACCGTACTGTGGCAGATTATCCTGATTTAACCTACCGTAACAACGAGGAATCTGCACTTTTCCTGGTGAAACTGGTGAACTCACTTTTCCAAATTGAAGACAATTACAATTTCCCCACCTCGCTTTTATTGTACTGGGGATTCTCTGGTGAAGCTGATGCCGGCAGTTATTTTCCAGGACAGCGTGAACTCACCACCGGCGACAATTTTCCAAAACCCATTCAAACCGGCTTTGAAATGCTGGCTAAACTACAAAATGAACGAATTGAAGTCATCCGTTCAAAAAAAGATAACCAATTTGGAATTCTGGCCACCCGCGGAAACAGAGGTAATATTTCCTTTTTGGCTTACAACTACGAAGAAGACGAAAATGAACCAGACAAAAGTGACGAATTGGGTATTACCCTAAATGAACTTCAACCCAACACAAACTATGAACTGGAAGAAACAAGTCTGGATGATTCAAACAACAATTCTTATTCAGCCTGGGAAAAGATTGGGAGCCCTAAACAGGCAACAGGAAATCAACTTTCAGTCATAAAAAATGCTGCTCAACTGAACGTCACAAATCACTCCAGTTTCAGAACAAACAATAAAGGTGTTGCCCAAATAAAATTACCGTTAAAACGACGTTCAATGAAACTGATTGAAATAAGTATAACGAATTAA
- a CDS encoding SGNH/GDSL hydrolase family protein gives MKTRRNFLKLTLSAIPLITLKKLPDAMLNNQLPNVLILGDSISIGYTPFVKELLENRANVFRPVFDDGKPENCAGTTKGVQNIERWLGDTKWDVIHFNFGLHDIKHVDPVTGENSSNPDHPHQADLKQYKKNLKDIVKKLKASNAKLVYATTTPYPDKTNGPLRKPGMPKKYNEVAEKIMKKNDITIDNLYDFVLPRMEELQIPNNVHFTEDGYKALAKQVADKILEKLN, from the coding sequence ATGAAAACCAGAAGAAATTTTCTGAAACTTACATTATCTGCGATTCCGCTTATAACTTTAAAAAAATTGCCTGATGCTATGCTCAATAATCAACTACCCAATGTTTTAATTTTGGGAGATTCAATTTCTATCGGTTACACACCTTTTGTGAAGGAATTGCTGGAGAACCGTGCCAACGTATTTCGCCCGGTTTTTGACGATGGCAAACCGGAAAACTGCGCAGGAACAACAAAAGGTGTTCAAAACATTGAGCGCTGGCTGGGTGACACCAAATGGGATGTGATCCATTTTAATTTCGGGCTGCACGACATCAAACATGTTGACCCGGTAACCGGTGAAAACAGCAGCAATCCGGACCATCCGCATCAAGCCGACCTGAAACAATACAAAAAAAACCTGAAAGACATTGTAAAAAAGTTAAAAGCAAGCAACGCCAAACTGGTTTATGCGACTACCACACCCTACCCGGATAAAACAAATGGCCCGCTTCGCAAACCCGGAATGCCTAAGAAATACAACGAGGTGGCTGAAAAAATCATGAAAAAAAACGACATCACCATCGACAATTTGTATGATTTTGTGCTTCCGCGAATGGAAGAACTGCAGATTCCGAATAATGTACATTTTACTGAGGACGGTTACAAAGCCCTGGCAAAACAGGTTGCTGATAAAATACTGGAAAAGCTGAACTAA
- a CDS encoding glycosyl hydrolase, which translates to MKKRIQSWIKILFPIIFVFSISCSKETVEWPELTQEAKPWTRWWWMGNAVDEKNLTRELEELNSVGIGGVEITPIYGVKGEEDRFIKYLSPEFTRVLNFTIEEANRLGMGVDLPPGSGWRCGGPFVPEEKGLWSLRIREKEVNNGEIITMPTDVAVASASFVDENKKVTVFNPADGFAAPANGTVYFAIRIKNGDKVKRPSDGGEGWAIDTFNEEITDWYLDEFWKRLGVDEGLLRCFFHDSFEYTGDFTTHFTEEFKKRRGYDVAEYLYVLAGDCDDAETVARVKSDYRETLADLVLESFIQPMTEWAHSHNSLNRNQAHGSPGNIIDLYAACDIPETEIFREVEPGTVDVFVNKYASSAAHITGQKLVSSESYTWLEEHWTVTTSDMVRATNRFFLAGINHMFFHGTCYSPEDAEWPGWLFYASTQVNNRNPLWRELPALFSYIGRSQSVLQRAQQANDLLIYWPYYDVAAEEGRLFNHLGVNKDAGWFKSHPISPLSENLMNAGFTFDYISDKLLLNCELTNGEIKTSGGANYKAIVVPKTKYIPLTTMQKLVDFVGEGGTVIFDQSLPESVPGMFNLTEREDELSQFKAEIPAGKNVGNPIELLKTNGIKAESSLAENGLNFLKMKKENEDWYMVFNCSLKPVDAWIELNADAKTYVFLNPMNGKISTAATKNGTVHIQLDPEESVFIKCSSGQVDAPAFVYEIPENTSEEIKGLWKIEFVEGGPVYPGNISTDKLQSWTKLGDAETSRFAGTANYKIEFELDETTGSAVLDLGKVKDCARVKLNGKDYGALLGPSYDVKVDNLQAGTNQLEVEVSNVAANRIRDLDIRGVEWRKFYDINLVNIEYETFDASGWEIKDAGLLGPVTLADL; encoded by the coding sequence ATGAAAAAAAGAATTCAATCCTGGATAAAAATATTGTTCCCCATAATCTTTGTTTTTAGTATTTCTTGTAGTAAAGAAACAGTTGAGTGGCCCGAACTTACGCAGGAAGCAAAACCATGGACCCGTTGGTGGTGGATGGGAAATGCTGTGGATGAAAAAAATCTGACCCGTGAGCTGGAGGAGTTAAACAGCGTTGGAATTGGCGGTGTGGAAATTACCCCGATATACGGTGTAAAAGGAGAGGAAGACCGGTTTATTAAATATTTATCGCCGGAATTTACCCGTGTTTTGAATTTTACGATTGAGGAAGCCAACCGTTTGGGAATGGGTGTTGATCTTCCTCCCGGCAGTGGCTGGCGGTGTGGCGGCCCGTTTGTTCCCGAAGAAAAAGGATTATGGTCGTTGCGCATCCGGGAGAAAGAGGTGAATAATGGCGAAATAATAACAATGCCAACAGATGTAGCCGTTGCTTCTGCTTCGTTTGTGGATGAAAACAAAAAGGTTACGGTTTTTAATCCAGCGGACGGTTTTGCAGCACCGGCAAACGGAACGGTTTATTTTGCTATAAGAATAAAAAATGGCGATAAAGTAAAGCGTCCTTCTGATGGCGGAGAAGGCTGGGCAATCGATACTTTTAATGAAGAAATTACCGATTGGTATCTTGACGAGTTTTGGAAAAGACTGGGGGTTGACGAAGGTTTGCTTCGATGCTTTTTTCATGATTCGTTTGAATATACCGGCGATTTTACCACCCATTTTACCGAAGAATTTAAAAAACGACGTGGCTACGATGTAGCTGAATATTTGTATGTTTTAGCCGGTGATTGTGATGATGCTGAAACAGTAGCTCGTGTAAAATCAGATTACCGCGAAACTTTGGCCGATTTGGTTCTGGAATCTTTTATTCAACCCATGACTGAATGGGCCCACAGCCACAACAGTTTAAACCGTAATCAGGCACATGGCTCGCCGGGGAATATTATCGATTTGTATGCTGCCTGCGACATTCCTGAAACCGAAATTTTCAGGGAAGTAGAACCCGGAACCGTGGATGTTTTTGTAAATAAATACGCTTCATCGGCAGCGCATATCACCGGGCAAAAACTGGTTTCATCGGAAAGTTACACATGGCTGGAAGAACACTGGACCGTAACCACTTCCGATATGGTGCGGGCTACCAACCGTTTTTTTCTTGCCGGAATTAATCACATGTTTTTTCACGGAACTTGTTATTCTCCGGAAGATGCCGAATGGCCGGGCTGGCTGTTTTATGCATCAACACAGGTAAACAACCGGAATCCGTTGTGGCGCGAACTGCCAGCACTGTTTTCCTACATTGGCCGGAGCCAGTCGGTGTTGCAAAGGGCACAACAGGCAAACGACCTGTTAATTTACTGGCCCTATTACGATGTGGCGGCTGAAGAAGGACGTTTATTTAATCATTTGGGCGTAAACAAAGATGCAGGCTGGTTTAAAAGTCATCCCATTTCACCGTTGTCAGAAAATCTGATGAATGCCGGTTTCACATTTGATTATATTTCGGATAAATTGTTATTGAACTGCGAACTGACTAATGGTGAGATTAAAACTTCAGGGGGTGCAAATTACAAAGCCATAGTTGTTCCAAAAACAAAATATATTCCTTTGACAACCATGCAAAAACTGGTTGATTTTGTTGGTGAAGGCGGAACCGTAATTTTTGATCAATCACTGCCTGAAAGTGTTCCCGGTATGTTTAATCTTACAGAACGGGAAGACGAGTTGAGTCAATTCAAGGCGGAAATTCCGGCCGGCAAAAATGTTGGAAATCCAATAGAGTTGCTAAAAACAAATGGGATCAAGGCGGAATCCTCCCTAGCTGAAAACGGACTGAATTTTCTGAAAATGAAAAAAGAAAATGAAGACTGGTATATGGTTTTCAACTGTAGTTTGAAACCGGTGGATGCCTGGATAGAATTAAATGCAGATGCAAAAACCTATGTTTTCCTAAATCCAATGAATGGTAAAATTTCAACGGCAGCAACAAAGAACGGAACGGTTCACATTCAGCTAGATCCGGAAGAGTCGGTGTTTATTAAATGTTCATCGGGGCAGGTAGATGCACCGGCGTTTGTGTACGAGATTCCCGAAAATACATCCGAAGAGATAAAAGGCCTTTGGAAAATCGAATTTGTTGAAGGCGGGCCGGTTTATCCTGGAAACATCAGTACCGATAAATTACAGTCGTGGACAAAGTTGGGAGATGCTGAAACCAGCCGATTTGCAGGAACAGCAAATTATAAGATTGAATTTGAACTTGATGAAACAACGGGCTCTGCTGTGCTGGATTTAGGCAAAGTAAAAGATTGTGCCCGTGTAAAATTGAACGGCAAAGATTACGGAGCGTTACTGGGGCCATCGTATGATGTGAAAGTAGATAATTTGCAAGCAGGGACAAATCAACTTGAAGTAGAGGTAAGCAACGTGGCTGCCAACCGCATCCGCGATTTGGATATTCGTGGTGTAGAATGGCGCAAATTTTACGATATTAATTTGGTAAATATCGAATATGAAACTTTTGATGCCTCAGGCTGGGAAATCAAAGATGCCGGATTGCTGGGGCCGGTAACTTTAGCTGATTTGTAG
- a CDS encoding mannose-1-phosphate guanylyltransferase — protein MEKLYCLIMAGGSGTRFWPRSKTAKPKQYLNIFGEDSLLQSTIKRFSTFTEYEDIYIVSGKTQAKVLEEQTPMLPKQNLIYEPVGKNTLPCIGLAAMFAEIDNPEGIMVVSPSDHLITDEDLFKDTVLTAAKVADEKDGIVTIGITPTYPATGYGYIKAADEITSGEKIKQFKVDRFVEKPDEKTASGYLQQGGFFWNSGLFIFKVSVFLDAVKQFAPDLYDDLKKIQAEIGKETFEPTLDTIYRAVEGISVDYGIMEHAQNIYLVEGNFDWNDLGSWESVYLTDKKDENGNAGSGEAILLDTQNSYVYSDEGLIAVVGLDDVVVVKDGNTTLVCKRDKTEDVKKIVEQLKAGKKNEFL, from the coding sequence ATGGAAAAATTGTATTGCTTAATCATGGCCGGAGGCTCGGGGACCCGGTTCTGGCCCCGCAGTAAAACAGCAAAACCAAAACAGTATTTAAATATTTTTGGCGAGGATTCACTTTTGCAGTCCACCATAAAACGATTTTCAACTTTTACAGAGTACGAGGATATTTATATTGTTTCAGGGAAAACACAGGCAAAAGTACTGGAGGAACAAACCCCGATGCTTCCCAAACAAAACCTGATTTACGAGCCGGTGGGGAAAAACACTTTGCCCTGTATTGGTTTGGCTGCCATGTTTGCCGAAATCGATAATCCTGAAGGAATTATGGTGGTTTCACCTTCCGACCATTTAATAACCGACGAAGATTTATTTAAAGATACTGTCCTCACTGCCGCAAAAGTTGCCGACGAAAAAGACGGAATTGTTACCATAGGAATTACACCCACCTACCCGGCAACCGGCTACGGATATATAAAAGCGGCAGATGAGATTACTTCCGGAGAAAAAATAAAACAGTTTAAAGTGGACCGCTTTGTGGAAAAGCCCGATGAAAAAACAGCTTCAGGATATTTGCAGCAAGGCGGATTTTTCTGGAACAGCGGCTTGTTTATTTTTAAAGTGTCGGTTTTCCTGGATGCGGTAAAACAATTCGCACCCGACCTTTATGACGACCTGAAAAAGATTCAGGCAGAAATCGGGAAAGAAACTTTTGAACCCACACTCGATACCATTTACCGTGCAGTGGAAGGAATTTCGGTGGACTATGGAATTATGGAACATGCCCAAAATATTTACCTGGTGGAAGGAAATTTCGACTGGAATGACCTCGGTAGTTGGGAATCAGTTTATTTAACAGACAAAAAAGATGAAAACGGGAATGCCGGCTCAGGAGAAGCCATTTTGTTGGATACCCAAAATTCCTATGTATATTCTGATGAAGGATTGATTGCAGTTGTTGGGCTCGATGATGTTGTGGTTGTTAAAGACGGAAATACTACCCTGGTTTGCAAGCGCGACAAAACTGAAGACGTAAAGAAAATTGTGGAACAACTCAAAGCAGGGAAAAAGAACGAATTCCTGTAA
- the fucP gene encoding L-fucose:H+ symporter permease — translation MKDPKNIVVSRKMLVPFILITSLFAMWGFANDITNPMVAAFKTVMEISNAKAALVQLAFYGGYGTMAIPAALIIKRYSYKLGIIIGLALYAVGALLFFPAAQFEIYGFFLVSLYILTFGLAFLETTSNPYILSMGAPETATRRLNLAQSFNPLGSITGMFVASQIILPALNSDRRDAAGNLIFETLNATEKAAVRTHDLAVIRDPYVILGFVVLAYLLVIILAKMPKRESADHEIHAIDSFRRLMKNKKYREGVIAQVFYVGVQIMCWTFIIQYGENLGLEKSEAQRYNIVAMAIFIASRFISTALMKYLNPRFMLLIFAIGGMFTISGVILFQGMAGMYLLVATSAFMSLMFPTIYGIALDGIGDDATLGAAGLVMAIVGGALMPPLQARIIDAGGTGFNDLQIFGFISEVNFSFILPFICFVVIAIYGYRTYHDFKKQPSV, via the coding sequence ATGAAAGACCCAAAGAATATAGTGGTTTCCAGAAAAATGCTGGTTCCTTTTATTTTGATAACCAGTTTGTTTGCCATGTGGGGGTTTGCCAATGATATTACCAATCCCATGGTGGCGGCGTTCAAAACCGTTATGGAAATTTCAAATGCAAAGGCAGCCCTTGTACAGTTGGCATTTTATGGAGGGTACGGAACCATGGCCATTCCGGCTGCACTAATCATAAAAAGATATTCTTACAAATTGGGAATTATTATTGGCCTGGCTTTATACGCCGTTGGTGCTTTGCTGTTTTTTCCGGCAGCTCAGTTCGAAATTTATGGTTTTTTTCTGGTTTCATTGTACATATTAACTTTTGGTTTAGCATTTTTGGAAACCACCTCCAATCCGTATATCTTATCGATGGGAGCGCCGGAAACTGCTACCAGGAGGTTAAATCTGGCACAATCGTTTAATCCTTTAGGCTCAATAACCGGGATGTTTGTTGCGTCTCAGATTATTCTCCCGGCATTGAATTCAGATAGACGCGATGCCGCCGGGAATTTGATTTTTGAGACCTTGAACGCGACAGAGAAAGCAGCCGTAAGAACACATGACCTGGCAGTTATTCGCGATCCTTATGTTATTCTGGGATTTGTAGTTTTAGCCTATCTGTTGGTTATTATTCTGGCAAAAATGCCCAAAAGAGAGAGTGCAGATCACGAGATTCACGCGATAGATTCTTTTAGAAGATTGATGAAAAATAAAAAATACCGTGAAGGTGTAATTGCCCAGGTGTTTTATGTAGGCGTGCAAATTATGTGCTGGACTTTTATCATTCAATATGGTGAAAACCTTGGACTTGAAAAATCGGAAGCACAACGCTACAACATTGTTGCAATGGCCATTTTTATCGCCAGCCGTTTTATTAGTACAGCGTTGATGAAATATCTGAACCCGAGATTTATGTTGTTAATTTTCGCAATTGGAGGAATGTTCACCATTTCTGGTGTAATACTATTTCAGGGAATGGCAGGAATGTATCTTTTGGTCGCAACTTCGGCCTTTATGTCATTAATGTTCCCAACCATTTATGGAATTGCACTCGACGGGATCGGTGATGATGCCACACTTGGCGCAGCAGGGCTTGTTATGGCCATTGTTGGCGGAGCGCTTATGCCACCGCTTCAGGCAAGAATTATAGATGCCGGTGGAACCGGATTTAATGATTTGCAGATATTTGGATTTATTTCAGAAGTAAACTTCTCGTTTATACTCCCTTTTATTTGTTTTGTTGTTATTGCTATTTACGGATACCGAACCTATCACGATTTTAAAAAACAACCGTCAGTATGA
- a CDS encoding L-rhamnose mutarotase — protein MMNQKRFCKTLQLEDNSELIKAYKKVHAPGAVWPEITQGMKDVGILDMEIYIHGTQLFMIMDTVAGFDHDKAMAELATKPRQSEWEAYVSRFQKTSEAATADEKWQLMERIFKMD, from the coding sequence ATGATGAACCAAAAAAGATTTTGCAAAACCCTTCAACTGGAAGATAATTCTGAGCTTATAAAAGCTTATAAAAAAGTTCATGCGCCCGGAGCGGTTTGGCCCGAAATTACACAGGGCATGAAAGATGTGGGTATACTCGATATGGAAATTTATATTCATGGCACCCAGCTTTTTATGATAATGGATACAGTGGCCGGTTTTGACCATGACAAAGCCATGGCAGAACTGGCGACAAAACCACGCCAATCGGAATGGGAGGCATATGTTTCGCGTTTTCAAAAAACATCGGAAGCAGCAACAGCCGATGAAAAATGGCAATTAATGGAACGCATTTTTAAAATGGATTAG